Proteins encoded within one genomic window of Flavobacterium gilvum:
- a CDS encoding RNA polymerase sigma factor, with the protein MVSLQKSDALLVKDYMSGDESALAVLIKRHESKVYGFIYSKVADREISNDIFQDTFIKVIKTLKTNSYNEEGKFLPWIMRIAHNLIIDFYRKSKKMPLFRETEDFSIFSIMSDDSLTIENRIIADQVEVDIRRLVEELPTDQKEVLIMRMYQDMSFKEISETTGVSINTALGRMRYAILNLRKIIEKHQIVLTN; encoded by the coding sequence ATGGTAAGTTTACAAAAATCAGATGCTTTATTGGTGAAGGACTATATGTCTGGAGACGAAAGCGCTTTGGCTGTGCTAATAAAAAGGCACGAATCCAAGGTTTATGGATTCATTTACTCTAAAGTGGCCGATAGAGAGATTTCAAATGATATCTTTCAGGACACATTTATTAAAGTTATCAAAACTTTAAAAACGAATTCTTATAATGAAGAAGGTAAATTTTTGCCTTGGATAATGAGAATTGCTCACAATTTAATTATCGATTTTTATAGAAAATCCAAAAAGATGCCACTCTTTAGAGAAACCGAAGATTTTTCTATTTTTTCTATAATGTCCGATGATTCTCTTACTATTGAAAACAGAATTATTGCCGATCAAGTCGAAGTTGATATTCGTAGATTGGTAGAGGAACTTCCAACAGATCAAAAAGAGGTTTTGATTATGCGCATGTACCAAGACATGAGTTTCAAAGAAATCTCCGAAACTACTGGCGTGAGTATTAATACGGCATTGGGAAGAATGCGTTATGCTATATTGAATTTGAGAAAAATTATTGAAAAACATCAAATCGTATTAACAAATTGA
- a CDS encoding DEAD/DEAH box helicase produces MSTFEQFNLPKSVQKAIDDLGFTTPTPIQEKTFSVIMSGRDMMGIAQTGTGKTFAYLLPLLKLYKFTPGHTPKIVILVPTRELVVQVVEEVEKLTKYMSVRTIGIFGGVNINTQKTTVYQGCDILVGTPGRVMDLTLDNVIRFEEMQKLVIDEFDEMLNLGFRTQLTAILAMMPKKRQNILFSATMTDDVDTVLNDYFDYPEEVTLAPSGTPLENITQFTYQVPNFNTKINLLKHLLETDEDMSRVLVFVNNKKISDMVHERIEEDFEGQFGVIHSNKSQNYRLSTMAEFQEGNLRGLITTDIMARGLDISNITHVINFEMPELPELYMHRIGRTGRADATGTALSFVTPREEESKIAIEILMDMELNYEPFPEDVEVSIKLIGPEKDRQPFKLLIKPKKIEGDGAFHEKSKKNQKVNLGGPGVTKKKTHGSVNRNMLKNQAKKRKNKK; encoded by the coding sequence ATGAGCACTTTCGAACAATTCAATCTTCCTAAATCAGTACAAAAAGCTATTGATGATTTAGGCTTTACGACCCCAACTCCTATTCAGGAAAAAACTTTTTCTGTGATAATGTCTGGGCGTGATATGATGGGAATTGCACAAACAGGTACAGGTAAAACATTTGCCTATTTATTGCCTTTATTAAAATTATACAAATTTACTCCTGGACATACGCCTAAAATAGTAATCTTGGTTCCAACACGCGAACTTGTAGTACAGGTTGTGGAAGAAGTGGAGAAACTAACCAAATATATGTCGGTTCGAACAATTGGGATTTTTGGAGGAGTAAATATTAACACTCAAAAAACGACTGTTTATCAAGGTTGCGATATCCTTGTTGGAACGCCAGGACGTGTTATGGATTTGACATTGGACAATGTAATCCGTTTTGAAGAAATGCAAAAACTGGTCATCGATGAGTTTGACGAAATGCTGAATTTGGGTTTCCGTACCCAATTAACGGCTATTTTGGCAATGATGCCCAAAAAGCGTCAAAACATACTATTCTCTGCAACAATGACGGATGATGTTGACACCGTTTTGAATGATTATTTTGATTATCCTGAAGAAGTTACACTTGCACCATCGGGAACGCCTTTGGAAAACATTACGCAATTCACGTATCAGGTTCCGAATTTCAATACCAAAATTAATCTTTTAAAACATTTATTGGAAACCGATGAGGACATGAGTCGTGTATTGGTTTTTGTGAACAACAAAAAGATTTCGGATATGGTTCACGAGCGTATCGAAGAAGATTTTGAAGGTCAGTTTGGTGTAATCCATTCCAATAAATCACAGAATTATCGTTTAAGTACCATGGCCGAATTTCAGGAAGGAAATCTGCGTGGTTTGATCACCACCGATATTATGGCGAGAGGTTTGGATATTTCGAATATCACGCACGTTATCAACTTTGAAATGCCTGAATTGCCAGAATTGTACATGCACCGTATTGGGCGAACTGGTCGTGCCGATGCTACAGGAACAGCTCTTAGTTTTGTGACTCCAAGAGAAGAAGAATCAAAAATAGCCATTGAGATTTTGATGGATATGGAGCTGAATTATGAACCTTTTCCAGAAGATGTTGAAGTCTCCATAAAATTAATAGGCCCCGAAAAAGACAGACAGCCTTTTAAGCTTTTAATAAAACCTAAAAAAATAGAAGGAGATGGTGCTTTTCATGAAAAAAGCAAAAAGAACCAAAAAGTCAATTTGGGTGGCCCTGGTGTAACCAAGAAAAAAACTCATGGTTCAGTAAATAGAAATATGCTGAAAAACCAAGCCAAGAAACGTAAGAACAAGAAGTAA
- a CDS encoding endonuclease III domain-containing protein: protein MTKQERVTFVINTLNELYPTIPIPLDHKDPYTLLIAVLLSAQCTDVRVNQITPLLFAKADNPYDMIKMSVEEIKEIIRPCGLSPMKSKGIHGLSKILIEKHNGIVPQSFEALEELPAVGHKTASVVMSQAFGVPAFPVDTHIHRLMYRWNLTNGKNVVQTEKDAKRIFPEELWNDLHLQIIWYGREYSPARGWNLEKDIITRTIGRKSVLSEFSKK, encoded by the coding sequence ATGACCAAACAGGAACGCGTAACATTTGTTATCAACACGTTGAACGAATTGTACCCTACTATCCCTATTCCCTTAGACCATAAAGACCCGTATACTTTACTGATTGCAGTTCTGCTTTCGGCGCAATGTACAGATGTCCGTGTGAATCAAATCACACCTTTGCTTTTTGCAAAAGCGGATAATCCGTATGATATGATAAAAATGTCGGTGGAAGAAATTAAGGAAATCATTCGTCCTTGTGGTTTGTCGCCTATGAAATCAAAAGGGATTCATGGATTATCCAAAATTTTGATTGAAAAACACAATGGAATAGTGCCTCAAAGTTTTGAAGCCCTAGAAGAATTACCTGCTGTAGGACATAAAACGGCCAGTGTGGTGATGTCTCAAGCGTTTGGAGTTCCCGCTTTCCCTGTCGACACTCATATTCATAGATTAATGTATCGATGGAATCTGACCAACGGCAAAAATGTAGTGCAAACCGAAAAAGACGCCAAACGTATTTTTCCAGAAGAATTATGGAATGATTTGCATCTTCAGATTATTTGGTATGGACGTGAATATTCGCCGGCCCGAGGTTGGAATTTGGAAAAAGATATCATCACCAGAACCATTGGCAGAAAATCTGTCTTGAGCGAATTTTCAAAAAAGTAA
- a CDS encoding alpha/beta hydrolase, whose amino-acid sequence MNLSLEYKIREPKVILDKNPLLLLLHGYGSNEADLFSFASELPGEYYIISARAPYDLQYGSYAWYAINFDADQNKFSDNNQARISRDVIADFIDELVANYPIDANDVNLIGFSQGSILSYSVALSYPEKVNKVVAMSGYLNLEIVTEDYLKNNLSKLKIFASHGTVDQVIPVDWARKTPGILEKLGVNTTYKEYPVGHGVAPQNFYDFKNWLVEN is encoded by the coding sequence ATGAATCTTTCATTAGAATATAAAATAAGAGAACCCAAAGTGATTCTCGATAAAAATCCATTATTGCTATTACTTCACGGTTATGGAAGTAACGAAGCCGATTTATTTTCGTTTGCATCCGAATTGCCGGGTGAGTATTATATAATCTCTGCACGTGCTCCTTACGATTTGCAATATGGAAGCTACGCTTGGTATGCCATTAATTTTGATGCCGATCAAAACAAATTTTCTGACAACAACCAAGCACGAATTTCGAGAGATGTAATTGCTGATTTCATAGACGAATTGGTCGCCAATTATCCTATAGACGCCAATGATGTAAATTTAATTGGTTTCAGCCAAGGGTCGATTTTAAGCTATTCCGTCGCGCTTTCTTATCCTGAAAAAGTGAATAAAGTAGTCGCTATGAGCGGATATCTTAATTTGGAAATCGTAACCGAAGATTATTTAAAAAACAACTTAAGTAAACTGAAAATCTTTGCTTCCCACGGAACAGTCGATCAGGTAATCCCTGTAGATTGGGCAAGAAAAACACCTGGAATTTTAGAAAAATTAGGGGTTAACACTACTTACAAAGAATACCCTGTTGGGCACGGTGTTGCACCACAAAACTTCTATGATTTCAAAAATTGGCTAGTTGAGAATTAA
- a CDS encoding MBL fold metallo-hydrolase, which yields MKVYFLGTGTSQGIPIIGSDHEVCKSIDFKDKRLRVSAWITWEGYSYVIDCGPDFRQQMLASNCRKIDGILFTHEHADHTAGLDDIRPFNYRQGDIPIYAHKRVLVDIKKRFEYIFETENKYPGSPSVKAIEIFDNVPFSVGNKMAIPITVMHGKLQVFGFRIDDFAYLTDVKTIAESEMEKLKGLKVLVVNALREELHDTHFNLQEALDFIALLKPEKAYLTHISHMLGFHEVVQKKLPDNVFLAYDNLEITL from the coding sequence TTGAAAGTATATTTTTTAGGTACAGGAACGTCACAGGGAATTCCAATTATTGGGAGCGATCATGAAGTATGCAAAAGCATTGATTTTAAGGATAAAAGGCTTCGGGTTTCGGCTTGGATCACTTGGGAAGGTTACTCGTACGTTATCGATTGCGGACCTGATTTCAGACAGCAAATGCTGGCTTCCAATTGCAGGAAGATAGACGGCATACTTTTTACCCACGAACATGCCGATCATACTGCTGGTTTGGACGATATTCGTCCTTTCAATTACAGGCAGGGTGATATTCCTATTTATGCACATAAAAGGGTACTTGTCGATATAAAAAAACGATTTGAATACATATTTGAAACCGAAAATAAATATCCCGGTTCCCCTTCGGTAAAAGCTATTGAGATATTTGACAATGTTCCTTTTTCAGTAGGAAATAAAATGGCTATTCCGATAACGGTAATGCACGGGAAACTTCAGGTTTTTGGATTTAGAATAGATGATTTTGCTTATCTGACTGATGTGAAAACAATTGCAGAAAGTGAAATGGAAAAACTAAAAGGGCTCAAAGTGTTGGTTGTAAACGCCTTGAGGGAAGAACTTCATGATACTCATTTTAATTTGCAGGAAGCTCTTGATTTTATAGCTTTGCTGAAGCCTGAGAAAGCTTATCTTACTCATATTAGCCATATGCTCGGTTTTCATGAAGTGGTTCAAAAAAAGCTCCCAGATAATGTTTTTCTGGCCTATGATAATTTAGAAATTACACTATAA
- a CDS encoding dihydroorotase — protein MKIIIRSAKIIDSKSPFHNQTVDLLIVDGLIKKIGTALPNTDNAEELKLDNLHISQGWFDSSISFGEPGFEDRETITNGLEVAAKSGFTAIALQPNSFPVIDNQSQVNFVKSKANGFATQLFPIGALTKGSEGKDMAELFDMKNSGAVAFGDYTKSLDNANLLKIALQYVQDFDGLVIAFAQDDKIKGNGVANEGIVSTRLGLKGIPDLAEELQIARNLFLLEYTGGKMHIPTVSSAKSVQLIKDAKAKGLNVTCSVSVHHLVLTDEKLETFDTRYKVTPPLKTESDRQALIKGVLDGTIDIITTDHNPIDIEHKKMEFDLAKNGTIGLESAFGALMTVLPLETIIEKFTAGNSIFSIPQQSINEGEIANITFFTPEGDSIFTKENILSKSKNSAFLGTALKGKAYGILNQGKLILG, from the coding sequence ATGAAAATAATCATCCGAAGTGCCAAAATTATCGATTCAAAAAGTCCTTTTCACAATCAGACTGTAGATCTTTTAATTGTTGATGGTTTAATTAAGAAAATAGGAACGGCACTTCCAAATACTGATAATGCCGAAGAATTAAAATTAGATAATCTTCATATATCGCAAGGATGGTTTGACAGCAGCATTTCGTTCGGTGAACCTGGTTTTGAAGACAGGGAAACTATTACAAACGGACTCGAGGTTGCAGCCAAAAGCGGTTTTACGGCCATCGCGTTACAACCCAATTCTTTTCCGGTAATTGACAATCAGTCGCAGGTGAATTTTGTAAAAAGCAAAGCCAATGGTTTTGCCACACAACTCTTTCCGATTGGCGCTTTGACCAAAGGAAGCGAAGGCAAAGACATGGCTGAATTATTTGATATGAAAAATTCGGGAGCGGTTGCGTTCGGAGATTATACGAAGAGTCTGGACAATGCCAATTTGCTAAAAATAGCCTTGCAATACGTACAAGATTTTGATGGATTGGTAATTGCTTTTGCACAAGATGACAAAATAAAAGGAAATGGAGTTGCCAATGAAGGAATAGTTTCTACGCGATTGGGACTAAAAGGAATTCCCGATTTAGCCGAAGAATTACAAATAGCCCGAAACCTATTTTTACTGGAATATACGGGTGGAAAAATGCATATCCCAACTGTTTCTTCAGCAAAATCGGTTCAATTAATTAAAGACGCCAAAGCAAAAGGTCTAAATGTTACCTGCAGCGTTAGCGTTCATCATTTGGTATTAACCGATGAAAAACTGGAAACTTTTGATACTCGATATAAAGTAACTCCTCCATTAAAAACCGAAAGTGACAGACAGGCCTTAATTAAAGGAGTTTTGGACGGAACTATCGATATAATTACAACCGATCACAACCCGATTGATATTGAACACAAAAAAATGGAATTTGATTTGGCCAAAAACGGAACTATTGGTCTCGAAAGTGCTTTTGGAGCATTGATGACCGTTCTTCCATTGGAAACCATAATTGAAAAATTCACAGCCGGAAATTCTATTTTCAGCATTCCGCAACAGAGTATCAATGAAGGTGAAATTGCAAATATCACGTTTTTTACACCGGAAGGTGATAGCATTTTCACAAAAGAGAACATTCTTTCAAAATCCAAAAATTCAGCATTTCTGGGCACTGCCTTAAAAGGGAAAGCGTATGGAATTTTGAACCAAGGAAAATTAATCTTAGGATAA
- the bcp gene encoding thioredoxin-dependent thiol peroxidase, with translation MTTIKIGDKAPQFSGVDQNGKTHQLADYKGEKLVVFFYPKASTPGCTTEACDLRDNFERFRANNYALLGVSADSAKAQAKFSDKYDLPFPLLADEDKSVINVFGVWGPKKFMGREYDGIHRTTFVIDENGIIEDVITAVKTKVHAEQILGSK, from the coding sequence ATGACTACAATAAAAATTGGAGATAAAGCACCTCAATTTTCTGGTGTTGATCAAAACGGAAAAACGCATCAATTGGCTGATTATAAAGGTGAAAAACTGGTGGTTTTCTTTTATCCAAAAGCCTCTACACCGGGCTGTACAACTGAAGCCTGTGATTTAAGGGATAATTTTGAACGTTTTCGGGCTAATAATTATGCGCTATTGGGTGTAAGTGCCGACAGTGCCAAAGCGCAGGCAAAGTTTAGTGATAAATACGATTTGCCTTTTCCTTTATTGGCCGATGAAGATAAGTCTGTTATTAATGTCTTTGGTGTTTGGGGGCCAAAAAAGTTTATGGGAAGGGAATACGACGGAATTCACAGAACTACTTTTGTGATTGACGAAAACGGAATTATCGAGGATGTTATTACTGCCGTAAAGACCAAAGTACATGCAGAGCAAATATTAGGGAGTAAGTAG
- a CDS encoding vWA domain-containing protein encodes MHFKQPEIIYFLFLLIVPILVHLFQLRRFKKEYFTNVRFLKILSIQTRKSSKIKKWLLLVCRMLLLACIILAFAQPFFESKDSKNASNEMYIVLDNSFSMQAKGKKGELLKRAIQELLEETPENANFSLLTNTESYWNTDIKTIRSELQNLKYSASPFQLDNSIAKIKAHKSAFKKDIIIITDAVGITQNQLKNIGTDNVPYFIIPKAEQKNNVSIDSVFIRQTLDDFYELSINTTNYSDDLKPIPVALYNQNKLIAKTIINYKNKKETTNFTIPKQAFHGYVSIEDNDLAYDNKLFFSISKIKKTNIISIGVPEKNNFLSRIFTNDEFNYSSFAINSLDYNSIDKQDAIILNELDEIPQALQTTLKTFVNKGGNLIVIPSETASISNLNALLNQFGSTQFQSLDSNEKLITKINFNHPLFSGVFESKTNNFQYPKTKKSFAVSTTSPAVLNFEDQSPFLIGIQNPVSSVYIFSAPINTLNSNFQQSPLIVPVFYKMALSRQNNGINSNTIGNSNSYLVSVLLSKDEILTVKNQDEQFIPVQKMLNNKVQLFFNDYPEKAGNYTIYDSQKPIENISFNYPRTESNLDQISENILSDYKTGDSISTIFDTLQTNRTDNQIWKWFIIFALLFLALEMAIIKFVK; translated from the coding sequence ATGCACTTTAAACAACCCGAAATTATATACTTTCTATTCCTACTGATTGTTCCAATTTTGGTGCATTTGTTTCAATTAAGACGATTCAAAAAAGAATATTTTACCAATGTTCGATTCCTGAAAATACTTTCTATTCAAACCCGAAAAAGTTCCAAAATCAAGAAATGGTTGCTTTTGGTTTGCAGAATGCTTTTGCTTGCCTGTATTATTCTTGCTTTTGCTCAGCCTTTTTTTGAATCCAAAGACAGTAAAAACGCGAGCAACGAAATGTATATTGTTCTCGACAATTCCTTCAGTATGCAGGCCAAAGGAAAAAAAGGAGAACTCTTAAAACGTGCCATTCAGGAACTGTTGGAAGAAACTCCGGAAAATGCCAATTTTTCTTTGCTAACCAATACCGAAAGTTATTGGAACACCGACATCAAAACCATCCGAAGTGAACTGCAAAACCTGAAATACAGTGCATCTCCCTTTCAATTGGATAATAGTATTGCTAAAATAAAAGCACATAAATCGGCTTTCAAAAAAGATATTATTATCATTACCGATGCTGTGGGAATAACCCAAAATCAATTAAAAAACATTGGCACCGACAACGTTCCGTATTTTATTATCCCAAAAGCCGAACAAAAAAACAATGTTTCTATCGATAGTGTTTTTATTCGTCAGACTCTGGATGATTTTTACGAATTAAGCATTAACACCACAAACTACAGCGACGATTTAAAACCCATTCCTGTGGCGTTGTACAATCAAAACAAACTGATTGCCAAAACCATTATTAATTATAAAAACAAAAAAGAAACCACAAATTTCACCATTCCAAAACAGGCTTTTCATGGCTATGTTTCCATCGAAGACAATGATTTGGCGTATGACAACAAACTGTTTTTTAGTATTTCAAAAATCAAAAAAACAAACATCATCAGCATCGGAGTACCCGAAAAAAACAATTTCCTGAGCCGAATTTTTACTAATGATGAATTCAATTACAGTTCTTTTGCAATCAACTCTCTGGATTACAACAGTATTGACAAGCAAGATGCCATTATATTAAACGAATTAGATGAAATTCCGCAAGCCTTGCAAACCACTTTAAAAACTTTTGTAAACAAAGGCGGAAATCTGATTGTAATTCCATCGGAAACCGCTTCGATTTCCAATTTAAACGCTTTATTAAATCAATTTGGTAGCACTCAATTCCAATCATTAGATTCGAATGAAAAGCTCATTACAAAAATCAACTTTAATCATCCTTTGTTTTCGGGTGTTTTCGAAAGCAAAACTAATAATTTTCAATATCCAAAAACCAAAAAAAGTTTTGCTGTTTCAACAACAAGTCCTGCTGTTTTAAATTTTGAGGATCAATCACCATTTTTAATAGGAATACAAAATCCCGTTTCATCTGTATATATTTTTTCGGCTCCGATAAACACTTTGAACTCTAATTTCCAACAGTCGCCTTTGATTGTTCCTGTGTTTTACAAAATGGCTTTGAGCAGACAAAACAACGGCATTAATTCTAATACAATTGGTAACAGCAACTCGTACCTTGTTTCAGTTTTATTGTCCAAAGACGAAATCCTGACAGTAAAAAATCAGGACGAACAATTTATTCCTGTGCAAAAAATGCTCAACAACAAAGTACAGCTATTCTTTAATGATTATCCTGAAAAAGCGGGGAATTACACGATATACGATTCTCAAAAACCGATAGAAAACATCAGTTTTAATTACCCAAGAACAGAAAGTAATCTGGATCAAATCAGCGAAAACATCTTATCCGATTATAAAACAGGTGATTCCATTTCGACCATTTTTGATACATTACAAACCAACAGAACCGACAATCAAATTTGGAAATGGTTTATTATCTTTGCACTGCTATTTTTAGCATTGGAAATGGCAATTATCAAATTTGTGAAATAA
- a CDS encoding lactonase family protein: protein MKKIYLFLLLISSSVVIYAQKNKVNLLVGTYTNSCNSRGIYVYEFDTNNAQIRLKKSSDSIVSPSYLALSNDEKFIYAVNENGKQSTVSSLSFDAVSGKPSLLNSVSSKGDDPCYIINDDSNVIVANYSGGNISVFGKKEDGSLTDAKQVIQHYGKGVKVQQQKPHVHMVYFSPDKKYVLSNDLGTDKVYVYNYNPTAIADVLSLKDSVSVKAGSGPRHLTFSKNGKFVYLLQELDGSLTTFSYADGKLTKINETSILAKDYKGTFSSADIHISPNGKFLYASNRGDANNITIFKISGKGKLRSKGQVSTLGKGPRNFVIDPTGKFLLVAHQYTNDIVIFKINKKRGTLTDTKKRIDLCSPVCLVFAK from the coding sequence ATGAAAAAAATTTACCTATTTCTTTTATTAATTTCTTCTTCGGTAGTAATATACGCCCAAAAAAACAAAGTCAATCTTCTCGTTGGAACCTACACCAATTCTTGCAATAGCAGAGGGATTTATGTATATGAATTTGATACTAATAATGCTCAAATCAGACTAAAAAAATCGTCTGACAGTATTGTCAGTCCAAGTTATTTAGCGTTGTCCAACGATGAAAAATTTATTTATGCTGTGAATGAAAACGGTAAACAAAGCACTGTAAGTTCCCTTTCATTTGATGCTGTAAGCGGGAAACCCAGTTTACTAAATAGTGTAAGTTCAAAGGGCGATGATCCTTGTTATATTATTAATGATGATTCGAATGTAATAGTTGCTAATTATTCGGGCGGGAATATTTCTGTTTTTGGGAAAAAAGAAGATGGTAGTTTAACTGATGCCAAACAGGTTATTCAGCATTACGGGAAAGGTGTGAAAGTTCAACAACAAAAACCACATGTTCACATGGTTTATTTTTCACCTGACAAAAAATACGTTTTGAGCAATGATTTAGGAACCGATAAAGTGTATGTTTATAATTATAATCCAACGGCAATAGCTGATGTTTTAAGTTTAAAAGACAGTGTTTCTGTAAAAGCGGGAAGTGGACCAAGACATTTGACTTTTAGCAAAAATGGAAAATTTGTATATCTGTTACAAGAATTAGATGGTTCGTTGACTACATTCAGTTATGCAGACGGGAAGCTGACCAAAATCAATGAAACCTCGATTTTAGCCAAAGATTATAAAGGAACTTTTAGCTCGGCTGATATTCATATTTCTCCAAATGGCAAGTTTTTGTATGCTTCGAATAGGGGAGACGCCAATAATATTACCATTTTTAAAATTTCAGGAAAAGGGAAATTAAGGTCAAAAGGACAAGTGAGTACATTAGGCAAGGGGCCAAGGAATTTTGTAATTGACCCAACCGGAAAGTTTCTTCTGGTGGCACATCAATATACTAATGATATTGTCATTTTTAAAATAAATAAAAAAAGAGGCACATTGACAGATACCAAGAAAAGAATTGATTTGTGTTCGCCGGTTTGTTTGGTGTTTGCGAAGTAA
- a CDS encoding nicotinate-nucleotide adenylyltransferase has translation MEPKKIKLKGDKVIEQIPSLKDKALRINLNENIYGTFAEIGAGQETVRHFFRSGGSSGTIAKAMSAYDKDFSDAVYGIESDGRYVTESRLKKMLAFEVELIEERLSRTKHPNKMFFSYANTVATIDFAKQFKGHGWVGIRYQLDPSEDYNEIIIHIRFKETDSRLQQETLGVLGVNLIYSAFYKYNDPKKLLRYLYDHLDKDQLEIDTINFSGPRFAEVDNRLMSLQLVKNGMTDAVMFNPQGKNILPAAVLYKKNILAFRGSFRPVTKVNMDMYKESLKMFLEENKVEKDNTLVVFEITLSNLRSDGEIDERDFMDRAELLCSLGQTVMISNFQEYYKVVEYFSNYTKARMGLAMGVNNLVDIFDEKYYRHLSGGILEAFGKLFYRDMKVFLYPMLGEDGEIINSKNLKVHPRMKELYKFFKFNGKVVDIENYNPEILEVFSREVLKMIGAGKPGWEQMLPPGVPEIIKEKHLFGYHTDTILETKN, from the coding sequence ATGGAACCTAAAAAGATAAAATTAAAAGGAGACAAAGTCATTGAACAAATTCCTTCTCTAAAGGACAAGGCACTTCGCATTAATTTAAATGAAAATATTTACGGAACTTTTGCTGAAATTGGGGCTGGTCAAGAAACAGTGAGACATTTTTTTAGATCAGGTGGATCATCCGGAACTATCGCAAAAGCTATGTCAGCATACGACAAAGACTTTAGTGATGCCGTTTATGGAATTGAGTCAGACGGCCGTTATGTAACCGAAAGCCGACTCAAAAAAATGCTCGCTTTTGAAGTCGAATTGATAGAAGAGCGATTGAGCAGAACAAAACATCCCAACAAAATGTTTTTTAGTTACGCCAATACAGTCGCAACGATAGATTTTGCCAAACAATTTAAAGGGCATGGCTGGGTAGGAATTCGATACCAACTCGATCCATCCGAAGATTACAACGAAATCATAATCCACATCCGTTTCAAAGAAACCGATTCCAGATTACAACAAGAAACATTAGGAGTATTGGGAGTAAACCTAATTTATAGCGCTTTCTATAAATACAATGACCCAAAAAAATTGCTTCGTTATTTATATGATCACCTAGACAAAGACCAACTAGAGATCGACACCATCAATTTCTCCGGCCCTAGATTTGCCGAAGTCGACAACCGATTAATGAGTTTACAATTGGTTAAAAACGGAATGACAGATGCGGTGATGTTCAATCCTCAAGGCAAAAACATCCTTCCGGCAGCCGTACTTTACAAAAAAAACATTCTCGCTTTTAGAGGAAGTTTCCGCCCGGTTACCAAGGTAAATATGGATATGTACAAAGAGTCTTTAAAAATGTTTTTGGAAGAAAACAAAGTAGAAAAAGACAACACCTTGGTCGTTTTTGAAATCACATTATCCAATTTACGTTCTGATGGTGAAATTGACGAAAGAGATTTTATGGATCGTGCCGAATTACTTTGTTCTCTGGGACAAACAGTAATGATATCCAATTTTCAAGAATATTACAAAGTGGTAGAATATTTCTCCAATTATACCAAAGCCAGAATGGGACTCGCCATGGGAGTTAACAACTTAGTAGATATTTTTGACGAGAAATACTACCGACATTTAAGCGGTGGAATTCTCGAAGCCTTTGGAAAACTATTCTATCGCGACATGAAAGTATTCCTATATCCAATGCTGGGCGAAGACGGAGAAATCATAAATTCCAAAAATCTGAAAGTACATCCAAGAATGAAAGAATTGTATAAATTCTTCAAATTCAACGGAAAAGTGGTCGATATTGAAAACTACAACCCCGAAATATTAGAAGTATTCTCCCGCGAAGTATTAAAAATGATTGGTGCAGGAAAACCAGGCTGGGAACAAATGCTACCTCCAGGAGTACCCGAAATCATTAAGGAAAAACATCTTTTTGGCTATCATACCGATACGATTTTGGAAACAAAAAATTAA
- a CDS encoding response regulator transcription factor — protein sequence MNNSDLKILIAEDDVLMIKILEFILKKEGYQVISCKDGLTAIEKIPTLIPDLIITDIMLPYRSGLEIIGFSKDNYENIPIIVVSALGEEEGTVIEAFNLGADDFVSKPFNPNELLLRVRRLFSKKNRFAKQNKIEEGVPA from the coding sequence ATGAATAATTCAGATTTAAAAATATTAATTGCAGAGGATGATGTTTTGATGATTAAAATCCTCGAGTTTATTCTAAAAAAAGAAGGTTATCAAGTAATTTCATGTAAGGATGGCTTGACCGCAATAGAAAAAATTCCGACACTTATCCCTGACCTGATTATTACAGATATTATGCTTCCTTACCGTTCTGGACTGGAGATTATAGGTTTTTCAAAAGACAATTATGAAAATATTCCAATAATTGTGGTTTCGGCATTAGGAGAGGAAGAAGGAACTGTTATTGAAGCCTTTAATCTTGGCGCTGATGATTTTGTTTCCAAACCTTTTAACCCAAACGAATTGTTGCTTAGAGTAAGACGACTATTCTCAAAAAAAAATCGTTTCGCGAAGCAAAACAAAATTGAAGAAGGCGTTCCCGCTTAA